The genomic window ACACTGCCCGTCGGACCGCCCGAGACCGTGATCCACTCCTCGTCGATCTCCGGCTTCTCGATCTCACCGGACTGCACCTCGTCGACGGCCTTCCGGCCCTCCGTGGGCGGCAGTTCGAAGAGGAAGGGCGGATTGGCGGTGGCTTCCGCGAATGCGGCGGCGGCCGGTTCCAGGACCGGCTGAACCGGTTCGGCGTGGTCGGACATGGCTCTCTCCCGAGGCGTGGTGCGGCATGTGCTGGTTCTTTGGCCAGCACGTCAGCACGCTAGAACCGGAAGGCGCGGGGAATTGCCCGTCAGCGCACCGGAATCGGTCCGAGAGCGCACTGAGATTCGGAACAGCGGGTCACCGTGCGCTGTGAGGACGAATTCGATGCGCTGCCGGGACATGGGGACGGCGAGGTCCCGCATAGCTTGGAAAACCGGTGCGGACCGCGAGGTCGAATTCGAGAAACCCGCCGGCCGGTCACACGTCTCCACCGATGACACCCCCCTCAGGAAAGGCACGCACATGGTCGACATCAACGAGGTCACCGCCGTCCCCAGCCCCGATCTCCTCACCCCGGACAACTGCGCCGTGCTGTTCGTGGACCACCAGCCGCAGATGTTCTTCGGCACCGGCAGCGGCGACCGCACCGCGATCATCAACTCGGTCGTGGGCCTCGCCAAGGCCGCCGAGGTCTTCGAGGTGCCGGTGGTGCTGAGCACGGTGGCCGCCGAGTCCTTCTCCGGCCCGCTGCTGCCGCAGCTCGCGGACGTCTTCCCCGACCACAAGATCGTCGACCGTACGACGATGAACGCCTGGGAGGACGTCGCCTTCGTCGAGGCGGTGAAGGCCACCGGCCGCAAGAAGCTCGTCATCGCCGGCCTGTGGACCGAGGTCTGTGTCGTCCTGCCCGCCCTGTCCGCGCTCTCCCAGGGCTACGAGGTGTACGTCGTCACCGACGCCTCCGGCGGCGTCACCCCGCAGGCCCACGAGCACGCCGTGCAGCGCATGATCCAGGCCGGCGCCGTACCCGTCACCTGGGTGCAGGTGCTCCTGGAGCTTCAGCGCGACTGGGCGCGCACGGAGACGTACGGTCCCACCACGGAGGTGGTGAAGGAGTACGCCGGCGCCTACGGCCTCGGGGTCGTCTACGCGCAGGCCGTCATCGGCGACCACGCGGCCGGCTGACGGCGGTCCGAGGGTGCTCCGCCCGGCGGAGCGGACGGTGCTCCGCCCGACGGAGCGGACGGTGCTCCGCCCGACGGAGCGGACGGTGCTCCGCCCGACGGAGCGTAAGGAGGGGGTGGTTGTGGCCAAGCTGCTGACCGACCTCGCCCACACCCTCGCCCCGCCGCGCGGAGACCGGCACGGGCCGCTGCCGCCGCTGATGCTGACCCTGACGGTGGTGACCGGAGTGGTCGACGCCGTCAGCTATCTGGGGCTCGGACATGTCTTCGTCGCCAACATGACCGGCAACGTCGTCTTCCTGGGGTTCGCCCTGGCCGGCGCCGACGGTCTGTCCGCGCTCGCGTCCGTCGTCGCGATGGGCGCGTTCCTCGTCGGCGCGGTGGCCGGCGGCCGCTCGGCCGCCCGGTTCGCGGCCCATCGCGGCCGGCTGCTGGCCGTCGCCACCGGGTTCCAGGCGGTGCTGGTCGCCGGGGCCGTTCTCACGGCCGCCGTCTCCGACGACCGGGTCGGCGATCCCGTCAAGTATCCCCTGATCGTGCTCCTGGCCCTCGCCATGGGGCTGCAGAACGCCGTCGTACGGCGCCTCGGTGTCCCCGACCTCACCACGACCGTCCTGACCCTCACCCTGACGGGCCTGGCGGCGGACTCCACCCCGGCCGGCGGGACGGCCCCCCGGCCCGGCCGCCGGCTCCTGTCCGTCCTCGCCATGTTCCTCGGCGCCCTCGCCGGAGCGCTCCTCCTGCTGCACACCGACCTCACGCTCACCCTGGGCCTGGCACTGCTGCTGCTCGCGGCGACATCCGCGGCGTCCGTGGCCACGTACCGGCTCTCGGCCTCGGACACGGACTGGACGCGGCCGTCGGCCTGAGACGGCAGACGCGGAGCTGTCGGCACGGCCGGGTCGGCGGCATGGGCGGCACGGGGGACAGGGGCAGTACGCAGTACGGGCGGGACCGGCGCTACCGGCCCGGAGGCCGCGTACCCGGCCGGTCCCGCCCGTCCGCCGTACCCCGCCCCGCCGTACCCCGCCCCGCCGTGTCCCGCCACTCGCTGGGGGACATGCCGTACGCCGCCCGGAACACCCGGCTGAAGTGGGTCGGGCTCAGGAAGCCCCAGCGGCCGGCGACCGAGGCGATGGTGCGGCGGTTGCGGACGCCGAGCACGAGGTCGCGGCGGCATTCCTCCAGCCGGCGGCGTTGGATCCAGCGGCCGACGGTCGTGCCCTCGTCCTGGAAGAGCCGGTGCAGATAGCGCACCGAGATGTGGTGGGCCCCCGCGATCGTCTCGGGGGAGAGATCCGCGTCGGCCAGATGCTCGTCGATGAACCGCAGAATGCGTGCCACCAGCGGCGACCGGCCGCCGGGCGTGCCCGTCGCCGTCCGGCCCAGCTGCTCCGTGGCGAGGGTGGCCAGCAGGTTCACGGCGTTCCGGGCGAGCAGTTCGCCGACCAGGGGCTCGGCGGTGACGGCCGTGTCGGCCAGCTCGGACAGGAACGGCGACAGCAGCGACCCCAGCCGGGAGGTACGGGCGACCGGGGCCGCGGCGACCCGCCGTATGTCGCCGTCCTCCAGCCCCAGTTCCTCGCGCGTGACGAGGAAGACCTTCAGCCGGCAGCGCTCGGGCGAGTCCAGTAAAGGCGGGTGGTTCGCGTCGTAGAAGCAGATGTCCCCCGGATCCAGGGAGACGTCCGGGACCCGTCCGGCAAGCGGAACACCGGTCCCGTGTATCCCCACGAACAGATACGCGCCGCCGGCCCGCGTGGTCAGGCGGTACGCCTCCACGCCCGGTCTTCCCGCTCCGGGCAGCTCGGCGGTCGTCGTCCCGTCGAGGTCGAGGACGGCGATGTGGCGGCCCTCGGTCCCGACGGCGCTGGTGTCGGACCTGATCATCTGTCGCTTCTCCCACGGTCGTTCGAACACACCGGCAATCACTGCACGCGGAGCGTAGGAAGGGAGTTGTGAAAAAAGAGTGACAGTGAAGTGACGGGGATGGCCGGGGCCTTGCGGCCGGCGGCTCCGGCCGCGAGTGGGGGCGTCCACCGGGGCGGCGCGCGAGACGCCGTCTATGGCGGGGCGGTGCACGAGACGTCGTCGAGCAGGCGCCGGCGGGCGGCGCGGCGGTCCTCGGGGGAGTCGTACGTCTCGGTCAACTCGGCGGCGAAGACGCGCAGCAGGTCGTGCGGGGCGTAGCGGCCGGGCGCGTGTTCGGTGACGAGGTGGGCGTCGGCGAGCTCGTCGAGCAGCACCCGGGCCCGGCGGGCCGGGAGGCCGGCCAGGGCGGCGGCCGTGTCCGGGGTGAGGTCCGGGCCGGCGTGCAGGGACAGCAGACGGAACAGCCGGGCGTTCTCCGGCGGTAGACGACGGTAGGAGCGGGCGAAGGAGGTGCGGACGTCGTCGGCCCCTCGGGTGCGGGCAAAGGCGTTGTCGGCCTCTCCGGCGCCGGCGCAGGTGTCATCAGCCTCTCCAGAGCCGGCGCAGGTCGTATGGGCGTCGGCGGCCTCTTCGGCGTCGGCGAAGCCTGTATGGGCGTAGTCGGCCCCTCCGATGCCGGCGCAGGTCGTACGGGCGTCGGCGGCCGCTTCGATGTCGGTGAAGGCGTCGAGGCTGCCCCGGGAGCGCCGTAGCTCGGCGGCGAGGGACGAGAGCGGGGAGTCGGGGCGCCTGATGGCACGGGCGGCCACGATCGCCAGGGCCAGCGGCAGTCGGCCGCACCGGGTGATGATCTCGTCGGCGGCCCCGGGTTCGGCGGCCACCCGGTCGTGACCGGTGCGCGACGCCAGGGCCGCCCGCGCGTCCGCCGCCGACGGCAGGCCCAGGGGCAGGGGGTGGGCGCCGGAGGCGGTCAGGCCGGAGAGCCCGTTGCGGCTGGTGACCAGGGTCAGACAGCCGGGCGACGCGGGCAGCAGCGGCCGTACCTGCTCGGTGTCGGACGCGTCGTCCAACACGGTCAGCAGCCGCCGGCCGGCCAGCAGACTGCGGTACAGCCCGGCGAGGGAGTCCGTGCCGCCCGGCATGCGCGAGGGCGGCACACCGAGCGCGGCGAGCATTTCGCGCAGCGCCGCCGCCGGGTCCAGGGGTGCCGCGGCCGGGTCGAACCCCCGGAGTCCGATGTGGAGTCGGCCGTCGGGGAACCGCTCGGCGATCCGGTGCGCCCAGTGCACCGCGAGAGTGGTCTTGCCGATCCCGGGCATTCCGCTGATCAACACGGTCGCGGGCGCTCCGGCGGAGGCGGCGGCCGTGTCCGTGATCTCCAACAGGCGGTCGAGTTCGGCCTGTCGACCGACGAAGACGGGGAGGTCCGGCGGCAGTCGGGCGAGGCGGGGGACGGGGACGGGCGCCGGACCCGGTGCCGGGCGCGGACCGGTCGGCCCCCACTCCTGTCGGAGCACCCGGGTGTGGGCCGCGGCCAGTTCCGTGCCGGGTGCCACCCCCAACTCCTCGGCCAGCAGTCGCCGTACACGCTCGTACGCGGCCAGCGCCTCCGCCTGGAGGCCGGACGCGGCCAGGGCCATGACGAGCCCGGCGTGCGACGACTCGTCGAGGGGGTCGAGTTCGACGGCCTGCCGCAGTCGGGGCAGCACCAGTTCGGCCCCTCCGCAGAGCAGGGCCGCGTCGGTGGCCATGCGGGTCGTGCGGACCAACTCGCGTTCCACCTCGGCGAATACGGCGTGCTGCCGTACGGCGGCGGGGATCCCCGCCGCCACCGGTCCGCGCCACCCGCTCAGCGCGTCCACGAAGTGCCGCAACGCCGCCTCGGACCGTCCGGTGGCCGCGGCCCGCTTGCCCCGCTTGACGAGCGCGCGGAACCGCAGCAGGTCGACCTCGTCCTCGTCCGCCTCCAGCAGATAGCCGCCGGCACGGCGCAGCAGCCGACGCCCGGGCGCCCGGGGCGGCAACCCGGGTTCGAGCAGCCGCCGCAGTGAACCGGCGTAACGACGCACCACGTTCATCGCGCTGGCCGGCGGTCGCTCGGGCCAGAGCACCTCGACGATCTCGCACACCGGCACCGGCCGACCGGACCGCACCGCCAACAGGCCCAGGAGGGCGCGCTGTTGCGGGAACCCGAGGTCGAGTTCCGCCTCCCCACGGCACACCCGAAGGGGCCCCAGCACTTCGAACCGCAGCAAACGCCTCACCCCCTTCCTCGTCGGTGGTGGGGAAGGAGCCGGTCACACATGTCGGTCGCCTGCCGTGAGCAGGGACCGGACCTGGTCGGCGTCGGGGTGGCCGAGGGTGATGAGGAGGGTGAGGGCCTGCTGCCGGACCTCGTCGGCTGCGTCGTGGTCGCCCATCGCGGCGTGGGTGTCGCCGATGTGGACGAGGGTGCAGGCCTCCAGATACGGGACGCCCAACTCGCGGTAGAGGGCGAGGGAACGGCCGTAACCGAGGAGGGCGTTCGGGTGGCGGCCGAGGTGGTGGTGGGCGTAGGCGATGGTGTGCCAGGTGGCCGCCTCGCCGTAGCGGTCGCCGAGTTCCTGGAGCAGGGTCAGGGCCCGGTGGCAGTGGTTCAGTGCCTCCCGGTACTCGCCGAGCAGCGCGTGGTACCAGCCGACGGAGTTGAGGATGCTGGCGTACGCGGCCCGGCGGCCGCTGGTCCGGAACAGTTCCATGGCCAGCCGGTTGTGGTGGAGGGCGCCGGGCAGATCGCCCTCCTGTTCGTGGGTCCAGCCGAGGCTGCGGTGGGTGTCCGCCCGCCCGATGTCGTTTCCGAGCGTGGTGAAGAGCTCCAGCGCTCGGTTCAGGCGGGGGCGGGCCACGTCGTGCAGACCCAGTCGGCTCTCGGCCCGGGCCAGCGCGCGCAGGCCCCTGGCCTCCCATGGGGGATCGGCGAGCCGCAGGGCCGCGTCGAGCGCGGTCCCCTGGGTGGCCGTCCAGTCGTGCCAGTGCCCCCGCCGGTCGAAGAACGGCTCCAGTGACCAGGCGATCAGACATACGACCCGGTCATGGCCGGACCGGGCGGCCGCCCGGACGACGGCGAGGAGCACGGGGTACTCGGCGGTCAGCCAGGCCAGCGCCTGCTCGTGATCGGCGAGCGGTCCGGCGTGGACGCCGGCCGGGGGCGGCCCCGGTGGCATCGGGTCCGCGTGCGGGGCGAGCAGCGGTTCGGTGGCGTGCGCGGTGTGCAGGTAGTACGCGTACAGCCGCTCGGTGGCCGCCTCGCGCTCGGCCTCCGGATGCCGGTCGTGCAGGAGTTCGGCCGCGTAGGCGCGTAGCAGGTCGTGCAGGGCGTACCGGCCGGGGGCGGGCTCACCCACGAGGTGGACGTCGGCGAGTTCGGTCAGGATCAACCCGGCCCGGCGCGGCGGGAGTTCGGCCAGCGCGGCCGTCGCGGCCACCGAGAAGTCCGGGCCCGGGTGCAGCGCGAGCAGCGGGAAGAGGCGGGCCGCCTCGGCCGACACGGCACCCAGCGACCAGGAGAACACCGCCCCGACGTTCGCGGACGCGTCCGCCCGGCTGAACGCGTCCAGACTTCCGTGCGCCGCACGCAGCTCCGCCGCGATCGCCGACAACGGGAAGCCCGGGTGCGCGGCGGCCCGCGCCGCGACACAGGCCAGCGCCAGCGGAAGCCCACCGCACAGCGCCGCGACCTCCGCCACGGCCCTGTCCTCGCCCGCGAGCCGACCGGCCCCCAGCCGCCGTTCGAGGAACACGCGCGCCTGCTCGGCGTCCAGCGGACGCAACGCCAGCGTGTGCGCGCCGTGCGCGGAGACCAGGCCCGACAACTGGTTGCGGCTCGTGACGATGGTGAGGCAGCCGGGTGTGCCCGGCAGCAGGGGCCGTACCTGCTCGGTGTCCCGCGCGTTGTCCAGCAGCACGAGGAACCGTCGGCCCGCCAACAGGCTGCGATACAGCGCGGCTTGGGCGTCCACCCCCTGCGGGACCCGCTCGGGCGGTACGCCCAGTGCGTCGAGGAAGACGCGTACCGCCTCACCCGGACTCATCACCGCGCCCGAGGGTGTGAACCCCCGGAGGTTGACGTAGAGCTGCCCGTCGGGGAACCGGTCCGCGACCCGATGGGCCCAGTGCACGGCGAGTGTGGTCTTGCCGATGCCGGCCATACCGCCGATGGCGCTGATCACCACGGTGTCGGTGGGGCGTATGTCGTCGCTGTCGCTGTCGCTGTCGCTGTCGCTGTCGCTGTGGCTGTCGCTGTGGCTCGTGAGGAGGGCCAGGACTTGGTCCAGTTCGACGCGGCGGCCCGTGAACGTAGGGAGGTCGTGGGGGAGTTGGGCGGGGACGGCGGGTGCGTGCGGGGCCGGTGCGGTGCGTCCGGCCTCGGTTGCCGGAGGGCCCGGCGTGGGCGAACCGGCGCTGTGGAGCCCCGCGCCGCGCAGCACGGACCGGTGGGCGTCGCGGAGTTCCGGGCCGGGGTCGATGCCCAGCTCGTCGGCGAGCCTCGCGCAGGCGGCCCGGAAGGTGTTCAGCGCCTCGGTCCCGCGTCCGGTGGCGGCCAGCGTGAGGATGAGCCGGGCCAGCAGGGGCTCGTCCAGCGGGTCGCTGACCGCGGCCTCCTGGAGCGCGGGCAGGACCGCGCCGGGGGTGCCCGCGCGCAGCGCCGCGTCGGCCGCCTCCCGTACGGCCGCCGCACGTTCACGGTTGACCGCGCCGAACCCGGCGCGCTCCCGCACCTCGGCGGGGATCCCGGCCCCGACCGGCCCCCGCCACAGGGCCAGCGCCTCGGTGAGGAGTTGCACGACCCGCGCGGGCGACTCGTCCGCGTCGGCCCGACGCGCCTCGTCACGCAGCCGGCGGAATCGCAAGAGGTCCAGCGAGTCGGCGTCGGCCAGGAGCCGGTATCCGCCCGCGCCTCGTATCAGCCAGCGGCCGACGGCGCGGTTGGGTAGGCCGGGTTCCAACAGACGTCGCAGAGAACCCACATGACGTCGAATCACATTCACCGCGCTGTCCGGCGGCCGCGGCCCCCACAGCACATCGACGATCTCGCTCACCGTCGCCGGCTGTCCGGCCCGTACCAGCAACAGCCCCAGCAGTGCCCTCTCCTGCGGACGCCCCGGCGTGACTTCCGCCCCCGCCCGCTCCACCCGGACCGACCCCAGAACCGCGAAACGCACCGGCTCCAGCGCCAATTGGGCCTCCTGATATCTCGTATCTCATATCTCATACCTTCCACGCGCCTCACGACGATACGTGACGCAAGGAGTTACCCAGAGTTACGCGCATGTCGTGGGTGTGGGTGTGGATGTGGATGTGGTGGTGGCCGTGGGCGCGGGTGGGGCCTCGGCCTCCCCGTCTCCCGCTCCGGGCGGGGCCGAACCGGCGATATCCCGCCATCCGGTGGCCGTTTCTCATCGTATTCTCATCGAATACAGGCAACCCCGGCCCGGGTGGCGGCGACAGAGGGGTGATCGGAACAGCCGCGAACCCGAACGAGAGTGACCACGTGAGCGACAGAACAGCCCCGCGCCGGTCGCGGCGCAGGAGAACGAACCGCCGTCGCAGTGTCCTGGTCGCCGTGCTGGCGACCGCGCTGACCGGCGGCGCGGTCACCACCGGAGTCCTGATGACCGCCTCCACGTCCGGGCCGACCGCCGGAACGTACCGGATCATCAACGCGGCCGACGACACCTGCCTGACCGCCCCGTCGGGCGGCGGCGCTCAGCTCGGCGTGACGGACTGCGACAGCGGGACCGCCGCGCAGACGTGGGAACTGACCGGTACCGACGGCGGGTTCGTCGTCACCGGCGCCGTCGACGGGGCGGAGTGCGTCGGGGTCAAGGGCGCCGCGACCTCGGCCGGCAAGGCCGTGCAGGCGCAGGAGTGCGACGGCGGTAGCTCCCAGGTGTGGGAACCGAGCGAGGTGGGGGACGCGTACCACCTCGTCAACGGGCGCAGCGGCAAGTGCCTGAACGCCAAGGGCGGGCTCGTCCAGCAGAACTCCTGCGACGAGGCGGACGGCAAGAGCTGGTCGTTGGAGGCGACGGACCCGGCGGAGTCGTCGCCCGCACCGTCCGCGTCGGCCTCCTCCACCGCGTCCCCCTCCGCCTCACCGTCGCCGTCGGCCTCGGCGTCGGCCGCCACATCGGCCTCGCCCTCGGCCACCGCCGGCAAGTCCGCCACCGGCTCCACGAGCGACTCCGCGGAGTCGACCGACTCCGGCGATTCCGGGAGCACCGCTCTCGCCTCCTGGCCCACCGCCACCGGGTCCCGGGCCGTCAACGCCACCATCGAGGTCTCCGGTACCTATGACGGCTCTCTGAAGCGCTTCTACGGCTCCGGCGACCTCGGCGGCGACAGCCAGGACGAGTCGCAGGGCGCGCTGTTCGAACTCGCCGACGGTGCCGTGCTGAAGAACGTGGTGCTCGGCGCCCCGGCCGCCGACGGCGTGCACTGCCTGGGCAGTTGCACCCTGCGAAACGTGTGGTGGGAGAACGTCGGCGAGGACGCCGCCTCCTTCAAGGGCAAGTCGGCCTCGGCCTCGTACCTGGTCGTCGGCGGCGGCGCGAAGGGCGCGGACGACAAGGTCTTCCAGCACAACGGCGCCGGCACCCTGACCGTCAAGAACTTCCAGGTCGCCGACTTCGGCAAGCTCTACCGCTCCTGCGGCAACTGCGAGACCCAGTACCGGCGCCACGTCGTCATCAGCAACGTCAGGGCCACCGCCCCCGGCAAGGTGCTCGTCGGCGTCAACGCCAACTACGGCGACACCGCCGTCATCTCGGGCGTGACCCTCGTCGGCGACAGCGACAGGGACATCACCGTCTGCGAACGCTTCCAGGGCAACTCCAGCGGAGCCGAACCGGCGGAACTCGGCAACGGCCCGGACGGCACACACTGCCGCTACAGCACCTCGGACATCGCCTACGAGTGATCCGGACTCGTCACCCGCCGCCGGTGCGCCGCCCCGGCCGCGCATCGGCGACGGTGATACAGCTGTTCATTGAATGAGTCTCCGAGAACGAGGAGTGCAGTCGGTGAACTCGGCATGGGCGAACAGCCGTTGGGACTCCGGAAAGGCGGTCGGCCCGGCCGGGCGGCACGCGGTGGTCGTCGGAGGCAGTCTCGCGGGACTGCTCGCGGCGCAGGTCCTCACCGGCCACGCCGAGCGGGTGACGATCGTCGAACGCGACCGCTTTCCCGAGGAGGACGGAGCAGGGACGGCGCCCCGGCCGGGCGTGCCGCAGAGCCGGCACCCGCACGTCCTGCTGGAGGGCGGTCAACTCGCCCTGGACGCACTGCTGCCCGGCTTCATGGCGGAGCTGAGGGCCGCAGGCGCCCCGCGTGTGGGGATGCCGGCGGACATGGTGCAGTGGCAGAACGGCCGCTGGTTCCGGCGGGTGCCCGCCTCGACCCACATCCACACCGGGTCGCGGGCGCAGACAGAGCGGCTGATACGGCGTCGGGTCCTCTCCCATCCCTCGGTCACCCTGGTCGAGGGGACCGACACCGTGGGCCTGCTCGGTGACGCCGGGCGCGTGCGGGGCGTACTGCTGCGGGAGCGCGGCGACGGGGCCCGGGGTGAACAGCGTGAACTGGCCGCCGACTTGGTCATCGACGCCTCCGGCAGAGGCACGAAGGCGCCGCGCTGGCTGGCGACCATCGGGGCCGACACCCCGTACGAGGAGATCATCGACACGGGGCTCGCGTACGCCTCCCGCGTCTACCGCGACACGACGGGAACCCTCGGCGGCGAGCCGTCCGCCGACGCGCTCGGCTTCCACGTCGTACCCAACCCCACACAGCCGTACGGCGTCGTCGTCCTGCCCCTGGAGGACGGCACCCATCTGGTCACCTTCTCCGGACTGCGCGGCGACGAACCCTCGACGGACGAGAGCGAGTTCGCGTCCTACGCCAAGCGGCTGCCGCACCCGCTCGTACACCGCTGGATGCGCGAGGCCGAACCGCTGTCACCGGTTTCCGGCTTCCGGCGGACCGCGAACGTCCGGCGTCGCTACGACCTGCCCGGCCGCCGCCCCGCCGGGTTCCTGGCGACCGGCGACGCCCTGTGCACGTTCAACCCGATCTACGGGCAGGGCATGGCCGTCGCCGCCATGAGCGCCGTGGCCCTGCGCGACGCGCTGGCCGACCCGCGCCGGACGCCCACCACCCGCTGGGTGCAGAAGGCGCTGTTCGCCGCGTCGCGGCAGGCCTGGGACATCTCGGCAGGGTCGGACAAGAAGATGCCGGGGGCGACCGGCAACGCGGTCGCCGTCCGGCTCACGGACCGGGTCGCCGGCTGGTATCTGCACCGGGTCCAGGAGCGCACCCCGGGCGACCCCGTGGTGGGCCGCGCCTTCCGCTCTGTCGTCTCCCTCAACGAGCCGCTCGGCGCCCTGTTCGCCCCGGCCGTGGCCAGGGCTGTCCTCTTCGGGCCCGCGCGGGAGACACCCGCCGAACCGCCGATGACGCGTGAGGGGCTTGCGGGAACATGAGGGAACGGCGTACGGCGCCTCCCTGACCCTTGACGCCCGTGGAAAGCGCTTGCCACACTCGCGGCCCGCCACATGAAGCGCCTGCCGCATCACCGGCGCACGCCCTGGTGACGTTCGGGGTCACGCCGTTCCAGGTCATGAGTTCTGTGACCGGGACCCGATTCGGTCGAATCGGGTTCGACGAGGAGCGGACGACGCACGGCGGACGAACGGCAGGCGCGCCAATCCCCCACAGGAGAAGCCGAGATGGGACGCAGAGCCGCAGCCCACCCCACCGACCCCACGAGTCGCGTAACTGGCGCGACGTCAACGCCGGTCAATGAAAAGGTAGTTGCTCGCACCACCCCCCGCGTCCGCCGCGCGCGGGCCCTCGTCACCGCCGCCTGCACCACCGCCCTGCTCACCGGTGCCGCCGCGCTGACCGCCCCCGCCGATACGGCCCCGGAACTGGCCGCCGCCCCGGTCGCGGCACCGGCGCGGGTCGCGGCGGCGTGCGGTGAGGGCTCGTACCAGGCGGAGGCGGTGCTCAGCGGCAGTACGTGGACCGCCCGGCGCGGCGGCAGCGTCACGTACACCGGTACCGACATGCGCGCGGCGATCCAGGCCGCCGTCAACAGCCTCACCTCCGGCCGGACGTCGAAGGAGCGGGTCGTCGTACGCGGCTCGGGGTCCATCGGCGCGGGCTCCCGGGTCTCGCTGCCCAGCTACACCGTGCTCGACGTGTGCGGCACGATCAACGTCACCGGCACGGGCTCCGGCGACCAGGCGCCCGTCTACTCCCGCGGCACCCGGGACATCGAGGTCCAGCACCTCAACCTCACCGGCACCCCGCTGTACGGGATCTTCCTGCGCAACGTCCAGAACGTCGTCCTCGGCCAGCTCGACATGCGCCTCTCGCGCGGCCTCGGCGTCCGGATCGACAACCGGGGCGACACCAGCCAGTGGACACGGAACGTCAGGATCGACAACGTGTACGTGTCGGGCGCGAGCAGTCACGCGGTCGAGACGTACGGCGTCGACGGGCTCACCGTCGGGACGGTGACCGCCCGCAATGTCGGCGAGTCCGGACTGCTCCTCAACCAGACGATCAACGCCACGGTCACCAAGGTCGACGCGGACGGCGCGGGCGCCGGCACGGGTTACGCGGCCTTCCGCATGGCCAACCGCAATGGCCGGGTGGGCAGTTCGTACCCGACCAACATCCGGGTCGGCGAGGTGATCGCGCGCGGCGGCGGACGCGGCGTCTTCTGCGTTTCCGAGAGCGGTGGCGCGGTGATCGACCGCATCAACCTCACCAACACCGGCAACAACGCGATCCTGATCGAGAACTGCTACAACGTGAACCTCGCCGCCCAGAGCGGCACGGTCTCCGGCGGCGGCGAGATCAGGCTCGCGGCGCGGTCGGAGTTCGCCAACAACCGTGACATCACCGTCCAGAACCTGACGGTCACGAACTCGTCCATCCGCGAGAGCCCTTGCGGAGAGAACACCACCTTCCGCAACAACCGCCTGGTCAACAGCGTCCAGACCATCTGCTGACCTCTCTCGTGGGCGCGCCCGGCACCCGCTCCCGGGCGCGCCCGCCTCACCGTTTTCGGTCAACCCGGGCGCCGCGTCCCCCGCGCCGCTCCGGGACAGGCCGATGTGACCGGCGATCCGGCCGTCGAGCTCCACCACCCAGGCGGCGACGAGCGAGGGCGGCGTCAGCCATTCGCCGGGCCGGTCCGGCCAGTTGACCGGACAGCCGTCGCGCTCATGGAACTCCGCGAGCACGCGGACACAGTCCCCGAGGCCGACGCATCGGCCGTACCCGCGCCCGTATCCTCAGCGGGCTCGACCGGCCCACACCCACCAGCACCCTGGCCCGGCTGCACGGCACGAGCCCCGCCACCGTCTCCGGGCACATCTCCGCGCTGCGCGCGGCGGGCCTGGTCACGAGCTACCGCGTGGGCCGGTTCATCTACCACGAGCGCACGGTTCTGGGCGTCGCCCTCTCCGGCTGACCGCCCCTCACGGCCCATCCGTCACTCCCGACCGCACTCGGCACACAGGCGTGCGGGGGATCTTGACGGCGGTAATGTTACCGGTAACATTGCCCGCGTCCCAGCCACGGAGAGGCGGAGTCCCGCGTGCC from Streptomyces sp. DSM 40750 includes these protein-coding regions:
- a CDS encoding AfsR/SARP family transcriptional regulator, whose protein sequence is MLRFEVLGPLRVCRGEAELDLGFPQQRALLGLLAVRSGRPVPVCEIVEVLWPERPPASAMNVVRRYAGSLRRLLEPGLPPRAPGRRLLRRAGGYLLEADEDEVDLLRFRALVKRGKRAAATGRSEAALRHFVDALSGWRGPVAAGIPAAVRQHAVFAEVERELVRTTRMATDAALLCGGAELVLPRLRQAVELDPLDESSHAGLVMALAASGLQAEALAAYERVRRLLAEELGVAPGTELAAAHTRVLRQEWGPTGPRPAPGPAPVPVPRLARLPPDLPVFVGRQAELDRLLEITDTAAASAGAPATVLISGMPGIGKTTLAVHWAHRIAERFPDGRLHIGLRGFDPAAAPLDPAAALREMLAALGVPPSRMPGGTDSLAGLYRSLLAGRRLLTVLDDASDTEQVRPLLPASPGCLTLVTSRNGLSGLTASGAHPLPLGLPSAADARAALASRTGHDRVAAEPGAADEIITRCGRLPLALAIVAARAIRRPDSPLSSLAAELRRSRGSLDAFTDIEAAADARTTCAGIGGADYAHTGFADAEEAADAHTTCAGSGEADDTCAGAGEADNAFARTRGADDVRTSFARSYRRLPPENARLFRLLSLHAGPDLTPDTAAALAGLPARRARVLLDELADAHLVTEHAPGRYAPHDLLRVFAAELTETYDSPEDRRAARRRLLDDVSCTAPP
- a CDS encoding helix-turn-helix domain-containing protein, which gives rise to MIRSDTSAVGTEGRHIAVLDLDGTTTAELPGAGRPGVEAYRLTTRAGGAYLFVGIHGTGVPLAGRVPDVSLDPGDICFYDANHPPLLDSPERCRLKVFLVTREELGLEDGDIRRVAAAPVARTSRLGSLLSPFLSELADTAVTAEPLVGELLARNAVNLLATLATEQLGRTATGTPGGRSPLVARILRFIDEHLADADLSPETIAGAHHISVRYLHRLFQDEGTTVGRWIQRRRLEECRRDLVLGVRNRRTIASVAGRWGFLSPTHFSRVFRAAYGMSPSEWRDTAGRGTAGRGTADGRDRPGTRPPGR
- a CDS encoding hydrolase — encoded protein: MVDINEVTAVPSPDLLTPDNCAVLFVDHQPQMFFGTGSGDRTAIINSVVGLAKAAEVFEVPVVLSTVAAESFSGPLLPQLADVFPDHKIVDRTTMNAWEDVAFVEAVKATGRKKLVIAGLWTEVCVVLPALSALSQGYEVYVVTDASGGVTPQAHEHAVQRMIQAGAVPVTWVQVLLELQRDWARTETYGPTTEVVKEYAGAYGLGVVYAQAVIGDHAAG
- a CDS encoding YoaK family protein translates to MAKLLTDLAHTLAPPRGDRHGPLPPLMLTLTVVTGVVDAVSYLGLGHVFVANMTGNVVFLGFALAGADGLSALASVVAMGAFLVGAVAGGRSAARFAAHRGRLLAVATGFQAVLVAGAVLTAAVSDDRVGDPVKYPLIVLLALAMGLQNAVVRRLGVPDLTTTVLTLTLTGLAADSTPAGGTAPRPGRRLLSVLAMFLGALAGALLLLHTDLTLTLGLALLLLAATSAASVATYRLSASDTDWTRPSA